In one Arachis duranensis cultivar V14167 chromosome 9, aradu.V14167.gnm2.J7QH, whole genome shotgun sequence genomic region, the following are encoded:
- the LOC107465862 gene encoding uncharacterized protein LOC107465862 isoform X2, translating into MELEEPEDDEWNWKNSSTNNKYYLSEDDDGDGNNHNSNGGKWGWVLNLGKKVLVAGLVATSAPLVVPPLFVASAIGVVASVPYAFFLASRVCTQTLMSRLLPIPYHHEYHVLLDEDEEQLGKDGVENGIKNYEKSVISSNGGNEQGVVKDDESRSLDARCNISKEGDQEIEEENSAERMLDDDEVIGDEIDDGIVMEEELSGESNGEQPMTAGHGVVITIEGIDENEVDDNDVVEEFKAPFDVTSIFVEEFGDKAIEGDIDEEELRRETKELLEEIRNEGRMDDNGGEYVNGIHGGTNENKEEIDSVEYSAVAHNTHSCNTMEEIKVAVIGKEELDKRLCEQKIPPINTEDKDNVYNCVESNDPIRDVLEAGEVDSASVLQKRFHENTELLSGTSFQHETHPAEPVRDLVMDQDYNISLADESSKVIGRNIVLDLNDDEEPDQVLDGSTVSQGVKLDDNISASVIQEPQLHKYDEILDSTDAGSDEVSAEKGFDSSDQKIIYPGADTCTIELHEECSVAMVNGHTALIEVTNSSVEKEREKEGYVQ; encoded by the exons ATGGAATTGGAGGAACCAGAAGATGATGAGTGGAATTGGAAAAATAGTAGTACTAATAATAAATACTACTTGTCTGAAGATGATGATGGCGACGGGAATAACCATAACAGTAACGGTGGAAAGTGGGGTTGGGTTTTGAACCTTGGAAAGAAGGTGTTAGTGGCTGGTTTGGTGGCAACTTCCGCCCCACTTGTTGTTCCACCACTTTTTGTTGCTTCTGCAATTGGCGTTGTTGCTTCTGTGCCGTATGCATTTTTCTTGGCAAGCCGTGTTTGTACCCAGACACTGATGAGTAGGTTGCTTCCTATTCCTTATCATCATGAATATCATGTGCTTCTTGATGAAGATGAGGAACAGCTTGGAAAGGATGGTGTTGAAAATGGGATTAAGAATTATGAGAAATCTGTGATATCATCAAATGGTGGGAATGAACAAGgggttgtgaaggatgatgagTCGCGTTCACTAGATGCTCGCTGTAATATCTCTAAGGAAGGTGATcaagaaatagaagaagagaattcGGCAGAGAGAATGCTTGATGATGACGAGGTTATAGGAGATGAAATTGACGATGGAATTGTGATGGAAGAAGAGTTGAGTGGGGAAAGTAATGGGGAGCAACCAATGACAGCAGGGCATGGAGTTGTGATAACAATTGAGGGTATTGATGAGAATGAGGTTGATGATAATGATGTTGTTGAAGAATTCAAGGCACCCTTTGATGTTACAAGCATTTTCGTAGAGGAATTCGGGGATAAGGCCATAGAGGGTGACATAGATGAAGAAGAGTTGAGGAGGGAAACTAAGGAGTTGTTGGAAGAAATTAGAAATGAAGGTAGAATGGATGATAATGGAGGAGAATACGTAAATGGAATCCATGGAGGTACTAATGAGAACAAGGAAGAAATTGATTCAGTTGAATATTCTGCAGTAGCACATAACACGCACAGTTGTAATACTATGGAGGAGATTAAAGTAGCTGTAATAGGAAAGGAAGAACTAGATAAAAGACTCTGTGAGCAAAAGATTCCACCAATAAATACTGAAGACAAGGATAATGTCTACAACTGTGTGGAATCAAATGATCCTATCAGAGATGTGTTAGAAGCCGGAGAGGTCGACAGTGCAAGTGTCTTGCAGAAGCGTTTCCATGAAAATACTGAACTACTAAGTGGAACTAGTTTCCAACATGAAACTCATCCAGCTGAACCAGTTAGAGATTTGGTGATGGATCAGGATTACAATATTTCACTAGCTGATGAATCGTCCAAGGTTATAGGCAGAAACATTGTTTTGGATTTGAATGATGATGAGGAACCAGACCAAGTGCTAGACGGGTCTACTGTATCTCAAGGGGTGAAATTAGATGACAACATTTCTGCTTCTGTAATTCAAGAACCTCAGTTACATAAGTATGATGAAATTTTGGATTCAACAGATGCAGGTTCTGACGAAGTTTCAGCTGAAAAAGGGTTTGATTCGTCTGATCAGAAAATAATATATCCTGGCGCAGACACATGTACAATTGAATTGCATGAAG AATGTTCAGTTGCAATGGTTAATGGTCACACAGCTCTTATAGAGGTGACTAATTCCTCGGTAGAGAAAGAACGAGAAAAAGAGG GTTACGTTCAATGA
- the LOC107465862 gene encoding uncharacterized protein LOC107465862 isoform X1: MELEEPEDDEWNWKNSSTNNKYYLSEDDDGDGNNHNSNGGKWGWVLNLGKKVLVAGLVATSAPLVVPPLFVASAIGVVASVPYAFFLASRVCTQTLMSRLLPIPYHHEYHVLLDEDEEQLGKDGVENGIKNYEKSVISSNGGNEQGVVKDDESRSLDARCNISKEGDQEIEEENSAERMLDDDEVIGDEIDDGIVMEEELSGESNGEQPMTAGHGVVITIEGIDENEVDDNDVVEEFKAPFDVTSIFVEEFGDKAIEGDIDEEELRRETKELLEEIRNEGRMDDNGGEYVNGIHGGTNENKEEIDSVEYSAVAHNTHSCNTMEEIKVAVIGKEELDKRLCEQKIPPINTEDKDNVYNCVESNDPIRDVLEAGEVDSASVLQKRFHENTELLSGTSFQHETHPAEPVRDLVMDQDYNISLADESSKVIGRNIVLDLNDDEEPDQVLDGSTVSQGVKLDDNISASVIQEPQLHKYDEILDSTDAGSDEVSAEKGFDSSDQKIIYPGADTCTIELHEECSVAMVNGHTALIEVTNSSVEKEREKEGRPSEIFSRKDAMHPSDEVTFNEESMWKQISVIRKIIGYEGSKQKSFIDELKALYIFTGVEFPAFLKENPYDPAEINKKLHFLMSIVGIKSNAD, from the exons ATGGAATTGGAGGAACCAGAAGATGATGAGTGGAATTGGAAAAATAGTAGTACTAATAATAAATACTACTTGTCTGAAGATGATGATGGCGACGGGAATAACCATAACAGTAACGGTGGAAAGTGGGGTTGGGTTTTGAACCTTGGAAAGAAGGTGTTAGTGGCTGGTTTGGTGGCAACTTCCGCCCCACTTGTTGTTCCACCACTTTTTGTTGCTTCTGCAATTGGCGTTGTTGCTTCTGTGCCGTATGCATTTTTCTTGGCAAGCCGTGTTTGTACCCAGACACTGATGAGTAGGTTGCTTCCTATTCCTTATCATCATGAATATCATGTGCTTCTTGATGAAGATGAGGAACAGCTTGGAAAGGATGGTGTTGAAAATGGGATTAAGAATTATGAGAAATCTGTGATATCATCAAATGGTGGGAATGAACAAGgggttgtgaaggatgatgagTCGCGTTCACTAGATGCTCGCTGTAATATCTCTAAGGAAGGTGATcaagaaatagaagaagagaattcGGCAGAGAGAATGCTTGATGATGACGAGGTTATAGGAGATGAAATTGACGATGGAATTGTGATGGAAGAAGAGTTGAGTGGGGAAAGTAATGGGGAGCAACCAATGACAGCAGGGCATGGAGTTGTGATAACAATTGAGGGTATTGATGAGAATGAGGTTGATGATAATGATGTTGTTGAAGAATTCAAGGCACCCTTTGATGTTACAAGCATTTTCGTAGAGGAATTCGGGGATAAGGCCATAGAGGGTGACATAGATGAAGAAGAGTTGAGGAGGGAAACTAAGGAGTTGTTGGAAGAAATTAGAAATGAAGGTAGAATGGATGATAATGGAGGAGAATACGTAAATGGAATCCATGGAGGTACTAATGAGAACAAGGAAGAAATTGATTCAGTTGAATATTCTGCAGTAGCACATAACACGCACAGTTGTAATACTATGGAGGAGATTAAAGTAGCTGTAATAGGAAAGGAAGAACTAGATAAAAGACTCTGTGAGCAAAAGATTCCACCAATAAATACTGAAGACAAGGATAATGTCTACAACTGTGTGGAATCAAATGATCCTATCAGAGATGTGTTAGAAGCCGGAGAGGTCGACAGTGCAAGTGTCTTGCAGAAGCGTTTCCATGAAAATACTGAACTACTAAGTGGAACTAGTTTCCAACATGAAACTCATCCAGCTGAACCAGTTAGAGATTTGGTGATGGATCAGGATTACAATATTTCACTAGCTGATGAATCGTCCAAGGTTATAGGCAGAAACATTGTTTTGGATTTGAATGATGATGAGGAACCAGACCAAGTGCTAGACGGGTCTACTGTATCTCAAGGGGTGAAATTAGATGACAACATTTCTGCTTCTGTAATTCAAGAACCTCAGTTACATAAGTATGATGAAATTTTGGATTCAACAGATGCAGGTTCTGACGAAGTTTCAGCTGAAAAAGGGTTTGATTCGTCTGATCAGAAAATAATATATCCTGGCGCAGACACATGTACAATTGAATTGCATGAAG AATGTTCAGTTGCAATGGTTAATGGTCACACAGCTCTTATAGAGGTGACTAATTCCTCGGTAGAGAAAGAACGAGAAAAAGAGGGTAGGCCATCTGAAATCTTCTCCCGAAAAGATGCGATGCACCCTTCTGATGAG GTTACGTTCAATGAAGAGAGCATGTGGAAACAAATCAGTGTCATAAGGAAGATAATAGGATATGAAGGTTCAAAACAAAAATCATTCATAGATGAATTAAAGGCTCTCTACATCTTCACTGGAGTTGAATTCCCTGCTTTTCTCAAGGAGAATCCCTATGATCCCgctgaaattaataaaaaactcCACTTTCTCATGTCCATAGTTGGAATCAAGTCAAATGCAGATTAA